A genome region from Camelina sativa cultivar DH55 chromosome 10, Cs, whole genome shotgun sequence includes the following:
- the LOC104716226 gene encoding S-adenosylmethionine carrier 1, chloroplastic/mitochondrial isoform X2 has protein sequence MAPLTLSVDVKNSSSSTSLDVSKIMQSPQLRKSKGFASVNTQEDKPFDFFRSLFEGFIAGGTAGVVVETALYPIDTVKTRLQAARGGGKIVLKGLYSGLAGNIAGVLPASALFVGVYEPTKQKLLKTFPDHLSAVAHLTAGAIGGLAASLIRVPTEVVKQRMQTGQFTSAPNAVRLIASQEGFKGLYAGYRSFLLRDLPFDAIQFCIYEQICLGYKKAARRELSDPENALIGAFAGALTGAVTTPLDVIKTRLMVQGSAKQYQGIVDCVQTIVREEGAPALLKGIGPRVLWIGIGGSIFFGVLESTKRTLAQRRPKTVKESKEE, from the exons ATGGCTCCTCTTACTCTCTCTGTTGATGTGaagaactcttcttcttcgacttctcTTG ATGTATCGAAGATAATGCAAAGTCCACAGCTCAGAAAGAGCAAAGGCTTTGCATCTGTTAATACCCAAGAAGACAAACCCTTCGATTTCTTCCGCTCTCTCTTTG AGGGATTTATAGCAGGAGGTACAGCTGGTGTTGTAGTCGAAACAGCTTTATACCCAATTGATACAGTTAAGACAAGACTTCAGGCAG CTCGTGGAGGTGGGAAAATTGTTTTGAAGGGTCTTTATTCAGGATTAGCTGGAAATATCGCTGGTGTCTTACC GGCTTCTGCTTTATTTGTTGGAGTTTACGAACCCACAAAACAGAAACTGCTCAAGACCTTTCCTGATCATTTAAGCGCAGTTGCTCACCTG ACTGCAGGGGCCATTGGTGGACTTGCTGCCTCTCTGATTCGAGTACCTACAGAG GTTGTGAAGCAAAGAATGCAGACCGGACAGTTTACATCAGCCCCCAATGCTGTTAGACTTATTGCATCACAAGAGGGATTTAAGGGTCTATATGCA GGATATCGGTCCTTCCTTTTGCGAGATTTGCCCTTTGATGCTATACAGTTCTGCATATATGAGCAGATCTGCTTGGGTTATAAAAAAGCA GCGCGTAGAGAGCTTAGTGATCCTGAGAACGCTCTCATTGGCGCATTTGCTG GTGCTCTGACAGGAGCAGTGACCACTCCGCTTGATGTTATTAAGACAAGATTAATGGTTCAG GGATCAGCCAAACAATATCAAGGAATAGTTGACTGTGTTCAAACAATTGTAAGAGAGGAAGGAGCTCCTGCACTGTTAAAG GGTATTGGGCCAAGAGTGTTGTGGATAGGTATTGGAGGTTCAATCTTCTTTGGTGTCCTGGAGAGCACTAAGAGAACACTTGCACAGAGACGTCCCAAGACGGTTAAAGAATCCAAGGAGGAATAA
- the LOC104716226 gene encoding S-adenosylmethionine carrier 1, chloroplastic/mitochondrial isoform X1 yields MLRRRLIPSLRNFWEEPKNVFRFVKGAFLMAPLTLSVDVKNSSSSTSLDVSKIMQSPQLRKSKGFASVNTQEDKPFDFFRSLFEGFIAGGTAGVVVETALYPIDTVKTRLQAARGGGKIVLKGLYSGLAGNIAGVLPASALFVGVYEPTKQKLLKTFPDHLSAVAHLTAGAIGGLAASLIRVPTEVVKQRMQTGQFTSAPNAVRLIASQEGFKGLYAGYRSFLLRDLPFDAIQFCIYEQICLGYKKAARRELSDPENALIGAFAGALTGAVTTPLDVIKTRLMVQGSAKQYQGIVDCVQTIVREEGAPALLKGIGPRVLWIGIGGSIFFGVLESTKRTLAQRRPKTVKESKEE; encoded by the exons ATGCTTCGTCGTCGTCTAATCCCTTCGCTGAGAAACTTTTGGGAAGAGCCAAAGAACGTGTTTCGTTTt GTAAAAGGCGCGTTTCTGATGGCTCCTCTTACTCTCTCTGTTGATGTGaagaactcttcttcttcgacttctcTTG ATGTATCGAAGATAATGCAAAGTCCACAGCTCAGAAAGAGCAAAGGCTTTGCATCTGTTAATACCCAAGAAGACAAACCCTTCGATTTCTTCCGCTCTCTCTTTG AGGGATTTATAGCAGGAGGTACAGCTGGTGTTGTAGTCGAAACAGCTTTATACCCAATTGATACAGTTAAGACAAGACTTCAGGCAG CTCGTGGAGGTGGGAAAATTGTTTTGAAGGGTCTTTATTCAGGATTAGCTGGAAATATCGCTGGTGTCTTACC GGCTTCTGCTTTATTTGTTGGAGTTTACGAACCCACAAAACAGAAACTGCTCAAGACCTTTCCTGATCATTTAAGCGCAGTTGCTCACCTG ACTGCAGGGGCCATTGGTGGACTTGCTGCCTCTCTGATTCGAGTACCTACAGAG GTTGTGAAGCAAAGAATGCAGACCGGACAGTTTACATCAGCCCCCAATGCTGTTAGACTTATTGCATCACAAGAGGGATTTAAGGGTCTATATGCA GGATATCGGTCCTTCCTTTTGCGAGATTTGCCCTTTGATGCTATACAGTTCTGCATATATGAGCAGATCTGCTTGGGTTATAAAAAAGCA GCGCGTAGAGAGCTTAGTGATCCTGAGAACGCTCTCATTGGCGCATTTGCTG GTGCTCTGACAGGAGCAGTGACCACTCCGCTTGATGTTATTAAGACAAGATTAATGGTTCAG GGATCAGCCAAACAATATCAAGGAATAGTTGACTGTGTTCAAACAATTGTAAGAGAGGAAGGAGCTCCTGCACTGTTAAAG GGTATTGGGCCAAGAGTGTTGTGGATAGGTATTGGAGGTTCAATCTTCTTTGGTGTCCTGGAGAGCACTAAGAGAACACTTGCACAGAGACGTCCCAAGACGGTTAAAGAATCCAAGGAGGAATAA
- the LOC104716227 gene encoding protein SLOW GREEN 1, chloroplastic-like, which produces MMCSIGGVLALCSPAKFHHRREQSQIFTPTHLRNPNGFQFRWRNSRAFAPKLAQSDPNFATPLSHLPLIRSSTSPHSSKDFFVQNLARKAAILLVGSFVFLGFCSSKPALALPAAAVVSQAELDDEIMFEKLLESEPENMEALKAVLYKKMRRGKTEDAVKYVEKLMKLEPHEIEWKLLEALCYETMGQLSRAKRLFKDILKEQPLLIRALHGLAMVMHKTHDSSVFDMLMEAMEVARQGNRVTEERNIQVLIGQMHIVKGQFEEGLKVFQQMVNDNPRDFRPYLCQGIVYSLMEKKEEAAQQFEIYWSLVPEEFPQKGFLDDVALAAQAKSRERLQNTFKAKFAQGK; this is translated from the exons ATGATGTGTTCAATCGGAGGAGTATTAGCTCTTTGTTCTCCGGCTAAATTTCATCATCGCCGGGAACAATCGCAGATTTTTACTCCGACCCATCTCCGTAATCCTAATGGGTTTCAATTTCGTTGGAGAAATTCTCGAGCTTTCGCTCCCAAACTCGCCCAATCCGATCCCAATTTCGCTACGCCCTTATCACATCTTCCTCTTATACGCTCTTCGACGTCTCCTCATTCTTCCAAGGACTTCTTCGTTCAGAATCTGGCGAGAAAAGCCGCGATTTTACTTGTTGGGTCTTTTgtctttctagggttttgttcttcGAAGCCTGCTTTAGCGCTACCCGCTGCAGCCGTGGTCTCTCAAGCGGAGTTGGATGACGAGATAATGTTCGAGAAGCTTCTGGAGAGTGAGCCAGAGAACATGGAGGCTCTGAAGGCTGTTTTGTATAAGAAGATGAGGAGAGGGAAAACTGAAGATGCTGTGAAATATGTTGAGAAGCTCATGAAATTAGAGCCTCATGAGATTGAATGGAAGCTTTTAGAAGCGCTTTGTTATGAGACAATGGGACAACTGAGCAGAGCTAAGAGATTGTTTAAGGATATTCTTAAAGAACAACCTCTTTTGATCAGAGCTTTGCAC GGTCTTGCGATGGTAATGCATAAGACTCATGACTCCTCTGTCTTTGATATGCTCATGGAAGCTATGGAGGTTGCTCGACAAGGAAACCGAGTAACTGAGGAGAGAAACATACAAGTCTTGATTGGTCAAATGCATATTGTCAAG GGTCAATTTGAAGAAGGTCTAAAGGTATTTCAACAGATGGTCAATGATAACCCTCGAGATTTCCGACCTTACCTTTGCCAG GGCATAGTCTATAGCTtaatggagaagaaggaagaagcagcGCAACAGTTTGAGATATATTGGAGTCTTGTACCTGAAGAATTCCCACAAAAGGGATTTCTCGACGATGTTGCATTGGCTGCTCAAGCCAAATCCCGAGAACGACTTCAAAACACATTCAAAGCTAAATTTGCTCAGGGGAAATAA
- the LOC104719919 gene encoding alkane hydroxylase MAH1-like produces the protein MALVSLLEISIAFTCFLIFQFFLIKKKQHRPFLTNWPILGMLPGLVPELPRVYDFLTEVLEDGNLNFLFKGPTLGGLDMLFTVDPANIHHIMSSNFANYPKGTEFKKLFDVLGDGIFNADSELWKDLRKSSQSMMSHPEFQRFSLATSLSKLEKGLVPLLDHVAKEKLVVDLQDVFQRFTFDTTFVLATGYDPGCLSVEMPEIEFARALDDAEEAIFYRHLKPELVWKMQRLIGVGGELKLKRAHAIFDRVCSECIASKRDEISRGRDNISSSSSKDLLMSSINVDTTKYKLLNPSDDRFLRDTILSFMLAGRDTTGSALTWFFWLLCKNQETVARIRQEINTNLFPGNKTDGSVSYDSDSFNPQEVKKLVYLHGAICEALRLYPPVPFQHKSPTEPDVLPSGHKVDANSKILFCLYSLGRMKSVWGEDAFEFRPERWISESGRSLHEPS, from the coding sequence ATGGCTTTGGTAAGCTTACTCGAAATCTCCATTGCTTTCACTTGTTTCcttatctttcaatttttcttgaTCAAAAAGAAACAGCACCGTCCCTTTCTCACAAACTGGCCGATCCTCGGTATGCTTCCGGGTTTAGTTCCCGAGCTCCCTCGTGTTTACGACTTTCTAACTGAGGTTCTTGAGGACGGCAACTTAAACTTTCTTTTCAAAGGACCTACTTTGGGAGGCCTCGACATGTTGTTCACGGTTGATCCTGCTAATATCCACCACATCATGAGCTCAAACTTCGCGAATTACCCGAAAGGAACAGAATTCAAGAAGTTATTTGACGTATTGGGCGATGGAATTTTCAATGCGGATTCAGAGTTGTGGAAGGATCTAAGGAAATCTTCTCAAAGCATGATGAGTCATCCTGAGTTTCAAAGGTTTTCTTTAGCTACAAGCTTGAGTAAGCTAGAAAAAGGGCTTGTGCCACTTCTTGATCATGTTGCTAAAGAGAAACTAGTCGTGGATTTACAAGATGTTTTCCAAAGATTCACGTTTGACACCACGTTTGTTTTAGCAACCGGATATGATCCAGGTTGTCTCTCAGTTGAAATGCCTGAAATCGAGTTTGCAAGAGCGTTAGACGATGCAGAGGAAGCCATTTTCTACAGACATCTCAAGCCGGAGTTGGTGTGGAAGATGCAAAGATTGATTGGGGTTGGAGGTGAGTTGAAGCTGAAAAGAGCTCATGCGATTTTTGATCGTGTTTGCTCTGAGTGCATTGCTTCTAAGAGAGATGAGATCAGCCGAGGGAGAGATAATatcagctcttcttcttctaaagatTTACTGATGTCTTCTATTAATGTTGACACGACCAAGTACAAGTTGTTGAATCCAAGTGATGACAGATTTCTTAGAGACACAATCCTATCCTTCATGTTAGCTGGTAGAGACACAACGGGCTCAGCACTCACTTGGTTCTTCTGGCTTCTATGCAAAAACCAAGAAACCGTGGCCAGGATTCGTCAAGAAATCAACACAAACCTATTTCCAGGAAACAAGACCGATGGTTCTGTTTCGTACGATTCTGATTCATTCAACCCTCAGGAGGTAAAGAAGTTGGTGTATCTACATGGAGCGATTTGTGAAGCCCTCAGACTCTATCCACCTGTTCCCTTTCAACACAAGTCTCCTACTGAACCGGACGTTCTTCCAAGTGGACACAAAGTCGACGCCAACTCGAAGATTCTGTTCTGTCTGTACTCCTTAGGGAGAATGAAATCGGTTTGGGGAGAAGATGCGTTCGAATTCAGACCAGAGAGATGGATTTCTGAGAGTGGAAGGTCGCTACACGAGCCATCT
- the LOC104716228 gene encoding alkane hydroxylase MAH1-like gives IMSSNFANYPKGPEFKKLFDVLGDGIFNADSDLWKDLRKSAQSMMMNPEFQKFSLATSLSKLEKGLVPLLDHVAREKLAVDLQDVFQRFTFDTTFVLATGYDPGCLSVEMPEVEFARALDDAEEAIFYRHVKPEILWRMQGLFGLGDEKKMTKARMTLDRVCSECIASRRDEISRGIDNVDSPSKDLLTSYMNLDTNKYKFLNPSDDRFLRDTVLTFMLAGRDTTGSGLTWFFWLLCKNPEVMAKIREEINKNLTDGSHESDVDSGSFNPQELKKLVYLHGAICEALRLYPPVPFQHKSPTEADVLPSGHKVDANSKILFCLYSLGRMKSVWGDDALEFKPERWISESGRSVHEPSYKFLSFNAGPRTCLGKEVALMQMKTVAVKIIQNYEMKIVEGQKIEPAPSVILHMKHGVKVTVTKRCLV, from the coding sequence ATCATGAGCTCAAACTTCGCAAACTACCCGAAAGGACCCGAATTCAAGAAGTTATTCGACGTTTTGGGAGATGGGATTTTCAATGCAGATTCGGACTTGTGGAAGGATCTGAGGAAATCAGCACAAAGCATGATGATGAACCCCGAGTTTCAAAAGTTTTCGTTAGCTACAAGCTTGAGTAAGCTAGAGAAAGGGCTTGTCCCACTTCTTGACCATGTAGCTAGAGAGAAACTCGCTGTAGACTTACAAGACGTGTTCCAACGATTTACGTTCGACACTACTTTTGTTTTGGCGACCGGATATGATCCAGGTTGTCTCTCCGTCGAAATGCCGGAAGTCGAGTTTGCAAGAGCTTTAGACGATGCAGAGGAAGCCATTTTCTACAGACATGTCAAGCCGGAGATCCTTTGGAGAATGCAAGGCTTGTTTGGGTTAGgagatgagaagaagatgacgaaagCTCGCATGACTTTAGATCGTGTTTGCTCCGAGTGCATAGCTTCAAGGAGAGATGAGATCAGCCGTGGGATTGACAATGTTGATTCTCCTTCTAAGGATTTGCTGACGTCTTACATGAATTTGGACACGAACAAGTACAAGTTTCTGAATCCAAGTGATGACAGATTCCTCAGAGACACAGTCCTGACCTTCATGTTAGCTGGTCGTGATACGACAGGATCTGGACTCACTTGGTTCTTCTGGCTTCTCTGTAAGAACCCAGAAGTCATGGCCAAGATTCGTgaagaaatcaacaaaaacctGACCGATGGTTCTCATGAGTCTGATGTTGATTCTGGTTCATTCAATCCCCAGGAGTTGAAGAAGCTTGTGTATCTACATGGAGCGATTTGTGAAGCGCTCAGACTATATCCACCTGTTCCCTTTCAACACAAGTCTCCCACTGAAGCGGACGTTCTTCCAAGCGGACACAAAGTCGACGCAAACTCGAAGATTCTGTTCTGTCTTTACTCATTAGGGAGAATGAAATCGGTTTGGGGAGACGATGCGTTGGAATTTAAACCGGAGAGATGGATCTCTGAGAGTGGAAGATCGGTACATGAGCCATCTTATAAGTTCTTATCTTTTAACGCCGGTCCAAGAACTTGTTTGGGGAAAGAAGTGGCTCTGATGCAAATGAAGACTGTGGCTGTGAAAATCATTCAGAACTATGAGATGAAGATCGTTGAAGGGCAAAAGATCGAGCCAGCTCCTTCTGTTATACTCCACATGAAGCATGGTGTTAAAGTCACTGTTACTAAGAGATGTTTGgtctga